Proteins encoded together in one Pseudanabaena sp. BC1403 window:
- the thiL gene encoding thiamine-phosphate kinase, with the protein MTATVKSLGEQGLLKIFRQYCSAVVGDDAAPMGATLPDRQMVATTDMLIDGVHFSDRTTSPEDVGWRAAAVNLSDLAAMGAKPWGLVMSVGLPPDTEIAWIEGVYRGFSECLQTYGTELVGGDTVRSPVRTLSVTAFGQVPKTQVIQRHTARVGDVIVMTGLHGLSKAGLELLLKEELKEELLVPMLIGNQILAGEDLVQAICHYHQRPIPRFDAIAILHKILNQQNHPTDFPVSGMDSSDGLADAIAQICRASKVGAKIHWRSLPIHRAVRALAGDRALEWVLYGGEDFELVLCMPLSLAEKFVNQLSGAVIIGEIIDGDRIDGLEMRSAFQHFAP; encoded by the coding sequence ATGACAGCAACAGTTAAAAGTTTGGGTGAGCAAGGATTGCTGAAGATATTTCGGCAATATTGTAGTGCGGTGGTGGGGGATGACGCAGCGCCCATGGGCGCAACTTTGCCCGATCGCCAAATGGTGGCGACGACAGATATGTTGATCGATGGTGTGCATTTTAGCGATCGCACCACTAGCCCAGAAGATGTTGGTTGGCGTGCTGCCGCTGTGAACTTATCTGATCTTGCTGCGATGGGTGCTAAGCCTTGGGGATTGGTCATGTCGGTGGGACTACCACCTGATACCGAGATTGCTTGGATTGAAGGTGTATATCGTGGCTTTAGTGAATGTTTACAAACCTATGGCACTGAATTGGTGGGCGGCGATACTGTGCGATCGCCTGTGCGGACTTTATCGGTAACTGCCTTTGGTCAAGTACCGAAAACTCAAGTCATTCAGAGACATACGGCGCGAGTTGGTGATGTGATTGTGATGACGGGTTTGCATGGACTTTCAAAAGCTGGTTTAGAACTTCTACTTAAAGAAGAGTTAAAAGAGGAGTTATTAGTGCCGATGCTGATTGGCAATCAGATTCTAGCGGGAGAGGATTTAGTTCAAGCAATCTGTCATTACCATCAGCGACCAATTCCCCGTTTTGATGCGATCGCGATTTTGCATAAGATTCTCAACCAGCAAAATCATCCAACTGATTTTCCTGTTTCAGGAATGGATAGTAGTGATGGATTAGCCGATGCGATCGCCCAAATATGTCGTGCTAGTAAAGTTGGTGCAAAGATCCATTGGCGATCGCTACCAATTCACCGAGCTGTAAGGGCTTTGGCAGGCGATCGCGCCTTAGAGTGGGTATTGTATGGCGGTGAAGATTTTGAACTTGTTTTATGTATGCCTTTGTCTTTAGCCGAAAAGTTTGTAAATCAACTATCTGGCGCAGTGATTATCGGTGAGATTATCGATGGCGATCGAATTGACGGACTAGAAATGAGATCGGCTTTTCAACATTTCGCACCCTAA
- the rlmN gene encoding 23S rRNA (adenine(2503)-C(2))-methyltransferase RlmN, whose translation MTANTLTSASTKVLPLLGRSQSELTEWVVAQGQPSYRGKQLHDWLYNKGARSLEDITVFPKAWREEFAQNPTVEIGRSQIHLHKTTRDGTEKFLLKLADGEIVETVGIPTSKRLTVCVSTQVGCPMACDFCATGKGGFRRNLAKHEIIDQVLTVQEVMQQRVSHIVFMGMGEPLLNYENLVGAIAVINKDIGIGQRNITVSTVGIPNQIPRFAEEHLQVTLAVSLHAPTQEVRAQVIPSADRYPLIALMDDCREYVEITGRRISFEYTLLAGVNDAPEQAEELAYLIRGFQSHVNLIPYNTVSDADYKRPTERAIQAFVQVLEHYKVAVSVRRTRGLEADAACGQLRGQHEKALAK comes from the coding sequence ATGACAGCCAATACGTTAACCTCAGCATCTACTAAAGTCCTACCACTATTGGGGCGATCGCAATCTGAACTCACCGAATGGGTCGTAGCGCAAGGGCAACCAAGCTATCGAGGTAAACAGCTCCATGACTGGCTATATAACAAGGGAGCGCGAAGTTTAGAAGATATTACAGTGTTTCCGAAGGCATGGCGCGAAGAATTTGCACAGAATCCGACTGTGGAAATCGGGCGATCGCAGATTCATCTCCACAAAACAACTCGCGATGGTACTGAGAAATTCCTGCTGAAGTTAGCCGATGGAGAAATTGTCGAAACCGTTGGCATTCCCACCAGTAAGCGTCTGACCGTCTGTGTTTCCACCCAAGTCGGCTGTCCTATGGCTTGTGACTTTTGCGCCACGGGTAAAGGCGGATTTCGGCGCAACTTGGCAAAGCATGAAATTATCGATCAAGTGCTGACTGTGCAGGAAGTAATGCAGCAGCGCGTCAGCCATATCGTATTTATGGGCATGGGCGAGCCATTGCTCAATTATGAGAATCTAGTCGGTGCGATCGCTGTGATTAATAAAGACATCGGCATTGGTCAGCGCAATATCACCGTCTCCACCGTCGGCATTCCCAATCAGATCCCTCGCTTTGCGGAAGAGCATCTACAAGTCACTCTCGCTGTCAGCCTTCATGCGCCGACACAAGAAGTTCGCGCCCAAGTAATTCCTTCCGCCGATCGCTATCCATTGATTGCCTTGATGGATGACTGTCGTGAATATGTGGAGATCACGGGTAGGAGAATTAGTTTTGAATATACATTGCTGGCTGGTGTCAATGATGCACCTGAACAAGCCGAGGAACTCGCATATCTAATTCGGGGTTTCCAGAGTCATGTTAATTTGATTCCTTACAACACGGTCAGTGATGCTGATTACAAACGCCCAACCGAAAGAGCGATTCAAGCTTTTGTGCAGGTTCTGGAACATTATAAAGTTGCGGTGAGTGTACGACGGACAAGAGGACTGGAAGCAGATGCTGCCTGTGGTCAGCTAAGAGGACAACATGAAAAGGCGTTAGCCAAATAA
- a CDS encoding metallophosphoesterase: MKRRQLLLTLLGVPVVGSLIYGAISKSKNQYEPVLAKSPASNPPENNPTFTDPTEEPLVRFAAIADNGFGSPDQMAVAKSMWETYQQKPYPFVLMAGDNIYSYGEISLAKAYFEDPYAPLLKENVKFYAVLGNHDIIKSNNGLDQINYPLFNMSDRYYSFTKGNTAEATIEFFAIDTNDNAPWLEQLAWLDRQLANSTAPWKIVFGHHPLYSSGRHGSNPKLAAKLAPIFAKHKVSLYLCGHDHGYERFAPINGTTYIVNGGGGAPLYSFGKSPQTAFVSAQFSFMTFDVYQDKIITKAIATDGKVFDRAIITKTI, encoded by the coding sequence ATGAAACGTCGTCAACTTTTACTGACATTATTGGGTGTACCTGTAGTTGGCTCATTGATTTATGGGGCGATCTCCAAATCGAAAAACCAATATGAGCCAGTTTTAGCCAAGTCTCCAGCCAGTAATCCTCCCGAAAATAATCCTACTTTTACTGATCCCACTGAAGAACCATTAGTGAGATTTGCGGCGATCGCAGATAACGGATTTGGTAGTCCTGACCAGATGGCTGTCGCTAAGTCCATGTGGGAAACCTATCAGCAAAAGCCCTATCCCTTCGTACTGATGGCTGGCGATAATATTTATTCCTACGGTGAAATTAGTTTAGCAAAAGCATATTTTGAAGATCCCTATGCCCCATTGCTCAAAGAGAATGTGAAATTTTATGCAGTATTGGGAAATCACGACATTATCAAATCGAACAATGGACTCGATCAGATTAATTATCCACTTTTTAATATGAGCGATCGCTATTATTCGTTTACAAAAGGTAATACTGCTGAGGCAACTATTGAATTTTTTGCGATCGATACGAATGACAATGCTCCTTGGCTAGAGCAGCTTGCATGGCTCGATCGTCAGTTAGCTAATAGTACAGCTCCTTGGAAAATCGTATTTGGACATCATCCTTTATATTCATCAGGACGACATGGTAGTAATCCTAAATTAGCTGCCAAACTTGCGCCGATATTTGCGAAGCATAAAGTTTCACTTTATCTTTGTGGACATGATCATGGCTACGAGAGATTTGCCCCGATTAATGGCACAACTTATATTGTCAATGGCGGCGGAGGTGCTCCACTATATAGCTTTGGTAAATCACCTCAAACTGCTTTTGTAAGTGCGCAGTTTAGCTTTATGACTTTTGATGTCTATCAAGATAAAATCATCACTAAGGCGATCGCCACCGATGGCAAAGTTTTTGATCGCGCCATAATCACTAAAACCATTTAA
- a CDS encoding GvpL/GvpF family gas vesicle protein has protein sequence MSLYLYAILQADHIELVKDLDLKGMNAQPVQFYPLPPFAIVYSESQQERYLASRANLITHETVLETLMKAIDPHKAVPLPLQFGLVVEEWEEVENDLLIPYEAKLTELIDNLIGKREVSVKLFWNQNEELNLAVAENKDLQQRREALVGKVLSMDEAIAIGQELESAIEQRQQIIIDAFVDTLKPLSHDYAEGELLTESMIYNGSFLIDWDKEPEFAAAVEALDLQFENRLRIRYNDFTAPYNFVNVDRE, from the coding sequence ATGAGCTTATACCTGTACGCAATTTTGCAAGCTGATCATATTGAGCTAGTTAAAGATCTCGATCTTAAAGGCATGAATGCTCAGCCCGTGCAGTTTTATCCGCTCCCTCCTTTTGCGATCGTCTATAGTGAATCTCAGCAGGAGAGATATCTCGCCAGCCGCGCAAACCTGATTACCCACGAAACAGTTTTAGAAACATTGATGAAGGCGATCGATCCGCATAAAGCAGTGCCTTTGCCTTTGCAGTTCGGGCTAGTGGTTGAAGAATGGGAAGAAGTGGAAAATGATTTGCTAATTCCTTACGAGGCAAAACTTACAGAACTGATCGATAACTTAATCGGTAAGCGAGAAGTCAGTGTCAAACTCTTTTGGAATCAAAATGAAGAATTAAATCTCGCTGTAGCTGAAAATAAAGACTTGCAACAAAGGCGCGAAGCTTTAGTTGGGAAGGTGCTGAGTATGGATGAAGCGATCGCAATCGGGCAAGAACTAGAATCTGCGATCGAGCAACGTCAACAAATCATCATTGATGCTTTTGTGGATACCCTCAAGCCGCTATCCCATGATTATGCTGAGGGAGAATTACTGACGGAAAGTATGATTTATAATGGTTCTTTCTTAATTGATTGGGATAAAGAGCCTGAATTTGCCGCAGCTGTTGAAGCACTAGATCTTCAATTTGAGAACCGCCTCAGAATCCGCTACAACGATTTCACCGCTCCCTACAACTTTGTAAATGTAGATCGAGAATAA